Proteins from one Nicotiana tabacum cultivar K326 chromosome 23, ASM71507v2, whole genome shotgun sequence genomic window:
- the LOC107778438 gene encoding zinc finger protein ZAT7-like, translating into MVFLPTKREREEEDFHSIKTMANCLMLFSNQSNDYHFDNIMKYNNSTTNRVFECKTCNRQFSSFQALGGHRASHKKPRLNMRELNNLQLFQLPNIKPKTHECSICGLEFALGQALGGHMRRHRVVITTTTTTTTTAEAQSQTSWTRLNEFSRHQALMNNENLDQAPNRRVPVVKKLNGQRVLCLDLNLTPLENDHLEFNLGADCFL; encoded by the coding sequence ATGGTGTTTCTaccaacaaaaagagaaagagaagaagaagatttCCACAGCATAAAAACCATGGCAAATTGCTTGATGTTATTCTCAAACCAATCAAATGATTATCATTTTGACAATATTATGAAGTACAACAACTCAACAACTAATCGAGTTTTCGAGTGCAAGACTTGCAATCGCCAGTTTTCATCTTTTCAAGCATTAGGTGGCCATAGGGCAAGTCACAAGAAGCCAAGATTAAATATGAGAGAATTGAATAACTTGCAATTATTTCAGTTACCTAATATTAAACCTAAAACACATGAGTGTTCCATTTGTGGGCTTGAGTTTGCCTTAGGACAAGCTTTAGGAGGGCATATGAGAAGACATAGAGttgtaataacaacaacaacgacgacgacgacgacggcggaGGCTCAGTCTCAAACAAGTTGGACTCGGCTAAATGAATTCTCAAGGCATCAAGCTTTGATGAATAATGAAAATCTTGATCAAGCTCCTAATCGCCGAGTTCCTGTTGTTAAGAAATTGAATGGTCAGAGAGTTTTGTGTTTGGATTTGAACTTGACGCCATTGGAAAATGATCACTTAGAGTTTAATTTAGGTGCAGATTGTTTTTTATGA